A part of Neodiprion pinetum isolate iyNeoPine1 chromosome 4, iyNeoPine1.2, whole genome shotgun sequence genomic DNA contains:
- the Sec15 gene encoding exocyst complex component 6 isoform X2 — translation MQQYDLLIQEIEGIDDYLGPTFKAIYDGQEHQQFMEKLDDRVKSHDKDIERMCNHHYQGFIDSIRELLQVRSQAQQLNNEVLELDKRIMDTAAGVIAKGEELVKARKVENNMAAAVDSLTMCLPVLAAYAKLQRQMKDKRYYPALKTLEQLEHHDLPKITNYRFSSQITQQISVLRENIKDASMSDLRDFLENIRKYSPKIGEVAMKHTAEQLVNEAEIIGRKKKRQATPQSNILAGDTEEELSAQDLMDFSPVYRCMHIYTVLRESDTFKAYYRQQRKQQARLVLQPPNNMHESIVGYQSYIHGILGFFVVEDHILNTGNGLATRSYLEEVWSMAISKIVNALRTNSAYCTDATLILKIKNLLMLFNTTLRNYGYPVSQLWELLQEIRVHYNEVLMQHWVQVFRDILDEDSFLPIQVSSQAEYDHVLGSFPYHDEALQKAEFPKRFPFSAMVPKVYQQVKEFIYACLKFSEDLNLTQTEVDEMIRKSTNLLLTRTFSGCLSSLFRKPSLALLQVVQIIINTGYLENSTKYLEEFVSNITGTPHEGQLSCGGVQSAMFRVAREDAERQICDKLKRKLDEFLELENYDWNLAEPQGHASSFITDLIAFLQSIFMCFTNLPEEVAQVACKSACSHIAKSIQGILISDDVKQISMGALQQVNLDTIQCEQFAASEPVVGLPEGVLLQYFAELRQLLDLFMSLDWPTYFHDYGHESSKYNLVTPNTALILLEKLRESDKKTVFSVLKKSERDKKKLLETVLKQLRQLAQTTQQ, via the exons ATGCAGCAATATGATTTACTTATTCAAGAAATCGAGGGAATCGACGATTACTTGGGCCCGACATTCAA AGCCATTTATGATGGACAGGAACATCAGCAGTTCATGGAAAAGCTTGATGACAGGGTAAAGAGCCATGACAAAGATATCGAGCGCATGTGCAACCATCATTACCAGGGGTTTATTGACTCTATTAGGGAATTACTGCAAGTTCGGTCCCAAGCGCAGCAGTTGAAT AATGAAGTACTGGAACTCGATAAACGGATTATGGATACAGCAGCTGGAGTTATAGCAAAAGGGGAGGAATTGGTAAAAGCTagaaaagtagaaaataatatGGCTGCTGCAGTTGACAGTCTTACCATGTGCCTTCCTGTCCTCGCTGCTTATGCAAAACTCCAAAGACAGATGAAAGATAAACGATATTATCCAGCACTTAAGACTCTGGAACAACTCGAGCATCACGATCTACCTAAAATTACCAATTATCGATTCTCTTCCCAAATTACTCAACAAATATCAGT GCTGCgcgaaaatataaaagatGCATCTATGTCAGATTTGCGAGACTTCCtggaaaatataagaaaatattcTCCTAAAATTGGAGAAGTTGCCATGAAACAC ACCGCTGAACAGCTTGTCAATGAAGCTGAAATTATTGGACGCAAAAAGAAACGGCAAGCTACTCCACAGTCAAATATTTTAGCAGGTGATACAGAGGAGGAACTCAGCGCTCAAGATCTCATGGACTTTAGCCCAGTCTATCGTTGTATGCATATTTATACGGTACTGCGTGAAAGCGATACCTTTAAGGCTTATTACAGGCAGCAACGAAAGCAACAAGCCAGACTTGTTCTGCAGCCTCCAAATAACatg CACGAGAGTATAGTTGGTTATCAATCGTATATTCATGGTATTCTGGgattttttgttgttgaaGATCATATTCTGAATACAGGAAATGGATTGGCAACCCGATCTTATCTGGAAGAAGTTTGGTCCATGGCAATCTCCAAGATCGTAAACGCTTTAAGGACGAATTCT GCGTATTGCACAGATGCCACactcattttgaaaattaaaaatttattgatgtTGTTTAACACTACGTTGAGG AACTACGGTTACCCTGTCAGTCAACTTTGGGAATTACTGCAAGAGATAAGAGTTCATTACAATGAAGTTCTGATGCAGCACTGGGTTCAAGTGTTCAGGGATATTTTGGATGAAGATAGTTTCCTACCAATTCAA GTTTCGTCGCAAGCAGAATATGACCATGTACTGGGATCGTTCCCGTATCATGACGAGGCGCTGCAAAAAGCCGAGTTTCCAAAGAGATTCCCATTTTCCGCAATGGTACCGAAAGTATATCAACAAGTCAAGGAATTTATATACGCCTGTCTAAAATTCTCCGAGGATTTAAATCTCACCCAAACCGAAGTTGACGAAATGATTCGCAAATCAACCAATCTATTACTCACCCGAACCTTCAGTGGTTGCCTTTCTTCACTGTTCCGAAAACCATCGTTAGCTTTGCTTCAAGTGGTACAGATTATAATAAATACTGGCTATCTTGAAAACTCCACCAAATACCTGGAGGAATTTGTTTCCAACATAACAGG AACGCCTCATGAAGGTCAATTAAGCTGTGGCGGGGTTCAGTCAGCGATGTTTAGAGTTGCGAGAGAGGATGCAGAGCGACAAATATGTGACAAACTGAAGCGAAAGCTGGACGAATTTTTAGAGTTGGAAAATTACGATTGGAATCTAGCCGAGCCTCAAGGACATGCGTCGAGTTTTATAACAGATCTCATAGCATTTTTGCAGAGTATTTTCATGTGCTTCACGAATCTGCCT GAAGAGGTTGCGCAAGTTGCGTGTAAATCAGCATGCTCGCATATAGCTAAATCGATTCAAGGAATTCTGATTAGCGACGACGTAAAACAAATCTCCATGGGTGCACTGCAGCAAGTTAATCTAGATACCATCCAATGCGAAC aATTTGCAGCATCCGAGCCAGTTGTGGGATTACCAGAAGGAGTATTGCTCCAGTATTTCGCCGAGTTGAGACAATTGTTGGATCTGTTCATGAGCTTGGATTGGCCTACTTATTTTCATGATTACGGTCACGAGTCTAGTAAATACAACTTGGTTACGCCAAACACAGCCTTGATACTGCTCGAAAA attgagGGAATCTGATAAAAAAACGGTATTCTCTGTTTTAAAGAAAAGTGAACGTGATAAGAAGAAGCTTTTGGAAACAGTGTTGAAGCAGTTGAGACAGCTGGCACAGACCACGCAACAGTAA
- the Sec15 gene encoding exocyst complex component 6B isoform X1 — protein MSQNSMSVVNVASKHELLLFELESTDAGNIGLVIRAIYDGQEHQQFMEKLDDRVKSHDKDIERMCNHHYQGFIDSIRELLQVRSQAQQLNNEVLELDKRIMDTAAGVIAKGEELVKARKVENNMAAAVDSLTMCLPVLAAYAKLQRQMKDKRYYPALKTLEQLEHHDLPKITNYRFSSQITQQISVLRENIKDASMSDLRDFLENIRKYSPKIGEVAMKHTAEQLVNEAEIIGRKKKRQATPQSNILAGDTEEELSAQDLMDFSPVYRCMHIYTVLRESDTFKAYYRQQRKQQARLVLQPPNNMHESIVGYQSYIHGILGFFVVEDHILNTGNGLATRSYLEEVWSMAISKIVNALRTNSAYCTDATLILKIKNLLMLFNTTLRNYGYPVSQLWELLQEIRVHYNEVLMQHWVQVFRDILDEDSFLPIQVSSQAEYDHVLGSFPYHDEALQKAEFPKRFPFSAMVPKVYQQVKEFIYACLKFSEDLNLTQTEVDEMIRKSTNLLLTRTFSGCLSSLFRKPSLALLQVVQIIINTGYLENSTKYLEEFVSNITGTPHEGQLSCGGVQSAMFRVAREDAERQICDKLKRKLDEFLELENYDWNLAEPQGHASSFITDLIAFLQSIFMCFTNLPEEVAQVACKSACSHIAKSIQGILISDDVKQISMGALQQVNLDTIQCEQFAASEPVVGLPEGVLLQYFAELRQLLDLFMSLDWPTYFHDYGHESSKYNLVTPNTALILLEKLRESDKKTVFSVLKKSERDKKKLLETVLKQLRQLAQTTQQ, from the exons ATGTCCCAAAATTCAATGTCTGTTGTGAACGTTGCATCCAAGCACGAACTTTTATTGTTTGAACTAGAGTCTACAGATGCAGGCAATATCGGTCTGGTCATCAG AGCCATTTATGATGGACAGGAACATCAGCAGTTCATGGAAAAGCTTGATGACAGGGTAAAGAGCCATGACAAAGATATCGAGCGCATGTGCAACCATCATTACCAGGGGTTTATTGACTCTATTAGGGAATTACTGCAAGTTCGGTCCCAAGCGCAGCAGTTGAAT AATGAAGTACTGGAACTCGATAAACGGATTATGGATACAGCAGCTGGAGTTATAGCAAAAGGGGAGGAATTGGTAAAAGCTagaaaagtagaaaataatatGGCTGCTGCAGTTGACAGTCTTACCATGTGCCTTCCTGTCCTCGCTGCTTATGCAAAACTCCAAAGACAGATGAAAGATAAACGATATTATCCAGCACTTAAGACTCTGGAACAACTCGAGCATCACGATCTACCTAAAATTACCAATTATCGATTCTCTTCCCAAATTACTCAACAAATATCAGT GCTGCgcgaaaatataaaagatGCATCTATGTCAGATTTGCGAGACTTCCtggaaaatataagaaaatattcTCCTAAAATTGGAGAAGTTGCCATGAAACAC ACCGCTGAACAGCTTGTCAATGAAGCTGAAATTATTGGACGCAAAAAGAAACGGCAAGCTACTCCACAGTCAAATATTTTAGCAGGTGATACAGAGGAGGAACTCAGCGCTCAAGATCTCATGGACTTTAGCCCAGTCTATCGTTGTATGCATATTTATACGGTACTGCGTGAAAGCGATACCTTTAAGGCTTATTACAGGCAGCAACGAAAGCAACAAGCCAGACTTGTTCTGCAGCCTCCAAATAACatg CACGAGAGTATAGTTGGTTATCAATCGTATATTCATGGTATTCTGGgattttttgttgttgaaGATCATATTCTGAATACAGGAAATGGATTGGCAACCCGATCTTATCTGGAAGAAGTTTGGTCCATGGCAATCTCCAAGATCGTAAACGCTTTAAGGACGAATTCT GCGTATTGCACAGATGCCACactcattttgaaaattaaaaatttattgatgtTGTTTAACACTACGTTGAGG AACTACGGTTACCCTGTCAGTCAACTTTGGGAATTACTGCAAGAGATAAGAGTTCATTACAATGAAGTTCTGATGCAGCACTGGGTTCAAGTGTTCAGGGATATTTTGGATGAAGATAGTTTCCTACCAATTCAA GTTTCGTCGCAAGCAGAATATGACCATGTACTGGGATCGTTCCCGTATCATGACGAGGCGCTGCAAAAAGCCGAGTTTCCAAAGAGATTCCCATTTTCCGCAATGGTACCGAAAGTATATCAACAAGTCAAGGAATTTATATACGCCTGTCTAAAATTCTCCGAGGATTTAAATCTCACCCAAACCGAAGTTGACGAAATGATTCGCAAATCAACCAATCTATTACTCACCCGAACCTTCAGTGGTTGCCTTTCTTCACTGTTCCGAAAACCATCGTTAGCTTTGCTTCAAGTGGTACAGATTATAATAAATACTGGCTATCTTGAAAACTCCACCAAATACCTGGAGGAATTTGTTTCCAACATAACAGG AACGCCTCATGAAGGTCAATTAAGCTGTGGCGGGGTTCAGTCAGCGATGTTTAGAGTTGCGAGAGAGGATGCAGAGCGACAAATATGTGACAAACTGAAGCGAAAGCTGGACGAATTTTTAGAGTTGGAAAATTACGATTGGAATCTAGCCGAGCCTCAAGGACATGCGTCGAGTTTTATAACAGATCTCATAGCATTTTTGCAGAGTATTTTCATGTGCTTCACGAATCTGCCT GAAGAGGTTGCGCAAGTTGCGTGTAAATCAGCATGCTCGCATATAGCTAAATCGATTCAAGGAATTCTGATTAGCGACGACGTAAAACAAATCTCCATGGGTGCACTGCAGCAAGTTAATCTAGATACCATCCAATGCGAAC aATTTGCAGCATCCGAGCCAGTTGTGGGATTACCAGAAGGAGTATTGCTCCAGTATTTCGCCGAGTTGAGACAATTGTTGGATCTGTTCATGAGCTTGGATTGGCCTACTTATTTTCATGATTACGGTCACGAGTCTAGTAAATACAACTTGGTTACGCCAAACACAGCCTTGATACTGCTCGAAAA attgagGGAATCTGATAAAAAAACGGTATTCTCTGTTTTAAAGAAAAGTGAACGTGATAAGAAGAAGCTTTTGGAAACAGTGTTGAAGCAGTTGAGACAGCTGGCACAGACCACGCAACAGTAA
- the Alg13 gene encoding UDP-N-acetylglucosamine transferase subunit ALG13 has translation NWTGVKMSSKKVFVTVGTTKFDKLINAVTAPEVLQALSNRGYNHLILQIGKSSLDPDCSPRHGFRRIEYFNLSPSIQEQMTSADLVISHAGAGSCLEALEAKKPLIVVTNELLMDNHQLELAEQLYEDGHLYYCNPNTLLELIQNMDLSKLKLFEGNKSDKIVAFIDRVMGF, from the exons AATTGGACTGGAGTGAAAATGTCGAGTAAAAAAGTATTCGTTACTGTAGGAACaacgaaatttgacaaattaatAAATGCTGTAACGGCACCCGAAGTGTTGCAG GCATTGAGTAATCGAGGCTATAACCATTTGATCCTTCAAATTGGTAAAAGTTCATTGGATCCAGACTGCTCACCTCGTCACGGTTTTCGCCGAATAGAATATTTCAATCTGAGCCCTTCGATACAGGAGCAAATGACATCCGCTGATCTTGTGATAAGTCATGCAGGCGCTGGAAGTTGCCTCGAAGCTCTGGAGGCCAAGAAACCCCTAATAGTTGTCACCAATGAATTGCTAATGGATAATCATCAACTAGAGCTTGCTGAGCAGCTCTATGAGGACGGgcatttatattattgtaatcCTAACACTTTGCTAGAGCTGATACAAAATATGGATttgtcaaaattaaaattatttgaaggTAACAAAAGCGATAAAATAGTTGCGTTCATTGATCGAGTAATGGGATTTTGA